In Mongoliitalea daihaiensis, one DNA window encodes the following:
- a CDS encoding right-handed parallel beta-helix repeat-containing protein, with protein sequence MKTIYNLFVVCLLLTASTLEAQVVRTFSNRDGETSEFNTLQEVIDASADGDFIYVSGSSNSYGDININKRINLIGAGHNPATADGLRSSLGTVIFQNGSSDSRLAGFTILQASYSGSQINNVIIQRNFIQFNVFVADFQNWIFEENIINSISSLVSPNFEERFIFRNNIISGVIQNINHSLFSNNVFLSSGGIFSGSFTNIFGNNIFFQNNLNSNFNSPGAIVNSTFNNNIFFGQDNPSSLPTTNGNTGVDNIFSNPLFVNAPNNSFSYDHNYSLQAGSPGLTGGVGGSQIGLFGGIGYTVSGEPAVPQVTLLNILNPIVPQNGDLNVRIEGRANN encoded by the coding sequence ATGAAAACAATTTACAATCTTTTCGTTGTGTGCTTACTGTTGACAGCGTCCACTTTAGAAGCACAGGTAGTCCGAACATTCAGTAATCGAGACGGAGAAACAAGCGAGTTTAATACCCTGCAAGAAGTAATAGATGCATCGGCTGATGGGGACTTTATTTATGTGAGTGGGTCTTCAAATTCCTATGGAGATATTAACATCAATAAAAGAATCAATTTAATTGGGGCAGGACATAATCCTGCTACAGCAGATGGTTTGAGAAGTTCGCTAGGAACAGTTATTTTTCAAAATGGATCCTCTGATAGCAGGCTTGCTGGCTTTACTATTTTGCAAGCCTCTTATTCAGGAAGTCAAATCAACAATGTAATTATTCAACGGAATTTTATTCAATTTAATGTTTTTGTTGCAGATTTTCAAAACTGGATATTCGAAGAAAATATCATCAACTCGATTTCCTCTCTAGTTTCGCCCAACTTTGAGGAAAGGTTTATTTTTCGAAATAATATTATTAGTGGAGTTATACAAAATATAAATCATTCCCTTTTTTCAAATAATGTATTTTTATCAAGTGGTGGAATTTTTTCAGGGTCTTTTACCAATATATTCGGCAATAACATATTTTTTCAGAATAATTTGAATTCTAATTTTAATTCTCCCGGAGCTATAGTTAATTCTACCTTTAACAACAACATCTTTTTTGGACAGGATAATCCTAGCTCTCTCCCAACAACAAATGGGAATACAGGAGTTGATAATATTTTCTCCAACCCGTTGTTTGTAAATGCTCCAAATAATTCTTTTAGCTATGATCATAATTATAGTCTTCAAGCAGGTTCCCCAGGTTTAACAGGTGGAGTAGGAGGCTCCCAAATAGGACTCTTTGGAGGAATTGGATATACTGTTAGTGGCGAACCAGCTGTTCCCCAAGTTACTTTGCTGAATATCCTTAATCCCATTGTTCCTCAAAATGGAGATTTGAATGTAAGAATCGAAGGCAGAGCCAATAATTAA
- a CDS encoding helix-turn-helix domain-containing protein translates to MNDIQLFKPHESLAPYINGYLVSKIKFDGTERPVFTPKGTAAIITIFKINSNSYLTYPTKEDRIYFKNHHPYLFGQMTKVGISHFEGVFEFFCIVFTPTGLFHFLNKPASECTDKVTPLNEIGFKLLHQRILEVSQSFMSLKDLLSSIDELLLGHFSNMKPKKPHVDMSHMVHYIFLKKGIVGLDELIEQLGIGKRAFQIYFKNQVGVPPKVFCRIVRFNLLLIALEKDPFVDILELAINFGYNDSPHLYKDFTTYLGMSPRKYQQLLVNYNLAVEREIKKDYLK, encoded by the coding sequence ATGAATGATATTCAACTTTTTAAACCCCATGAATCCTTAGCGCCTTACATTAACGGCTATTTGGTGTCAAAAATTAAATTTGATGGTACAGAGAGGCCTGTTTTTACCCCGAAAGGCACAGCAGCCATCATAACTATTTTTAAAATCAATTCAAATTCCTATTTAACATATCCTACTAAGGAGGATAGAATCTATTTCAAAAATCACCATCCATACCTGTTTGGTCAAATGACTAAAGTTGGAATTTCCCATTTTGAAGGGGTTTTTGAATTTTTTTGCATCGTATTTACACCTACAGGTCTTTTTCATTTTTTAAATAAACCTGCAAGCGAATGTACAGATAAAGTGACGCCCCTAAATGAAATAGGTTTTAAGCTGCTTCACCAACGAATATTAGAAGTTTCACAATCATTTATGAGTTTAAAAGATTTGTTGTCTTCAATAGATGAGCTGCTGCTGGGTCATTTTAGCAATATGAAACCGAAAAAGCCACACGTAGATATGTCGCACATGGTCCACTATATTTTCCTTAAAAAAGGAATCGTGGGTCTTGATGAATTGATCGAACAGCTTGGCATTGGTAAGCGTGCCTTTCAAATTTATTTCAAAAATCAAGTGGGAGTTCCTCCTAAGGTGTTTTGTAGGATAGTCCGGTTCAATTTGCTGCTCATAGCATTGGAAAAAGACCCTTTCGTAGATATCCTAGAATTGGCTATCAACTTTGGATACAATGATAGCCCACATCTATATAAAGACTTCACAACCTATCTAGGTATGTCACCACGGAAATACCAACAACTGCTCGTTAATTATAATTTAGCAGTAGAACGTGAAATCAAAAAGGACTACCTGAAATAA
- a CDS encoding sensor histidine kinase, whose product MISINQKYLLLFYLSAVSLLGACSYSQEPLRYQVLADKSFSAVEASGRFEQDSIWKEGIFNAGITAYSWWMRVTLPDQWDESKYFFMLNNPHINLLEIYFSDAVTPTYIMGDHFPFDQRPYWNKDLVVPLEYDGHKPTSLLLKMSKPGETLLVDPMILKESQLLQKVSLETLLIGLFIGWMAIMFMGACLYAIKLKEISGILYALFILSLTAWLCSHWGLGFQYIWPNAGDWTDKSRPILGLITNTIFLLLMTSFFPPLRKKSWLIYAVKITIALHVLLAIDTFFRPMSTINIPNKMTFLKLTLGFSILVTALIITYLWQQYRAGIQYAAYYLLGISFLIGFNLLVHLHQAGISILLSNSLFDFGSSFGMMGETIFITAAFIGKAADFKVERENLQLKLVENEKLMANKLIDVQEKERNRLARDLHDSIGGMLASIYLKANQLETQFSSNEITHELKDLVSKSIVEARSISHNLTPPHLKETGLELALRSKLQLIQDQAYLPITFTYSLPANISQNLQLSLYRICGELVQNVLKHAQASELMIQLIEVDDEIEVIVEDDGHGFDANHSKNGIGLTNIQDRVSYWKGTLAVDSTPSGTTVLIKIPLVYEYAG is encoded by the coding sequence ATGATTTCAATTAATCAAAAGTACCTTTTACTTTTCTACCTCAGTGCAGTAAGTTTGCTAGGAGCCTGTTCATATTCACAGGAACCCTTACGCTATCAGGTTTTGGCTGATAAATCATTTTCAGCGGTGGAGGCTTCTGGAAGATTTGAACAAGACTCCATCTGGAAGGAGGGAATTTTCAATGCGGGCATCACCGCTTACAGTTGGTGGATGCGGGTCACTTTACCAGACCAATGGGATGAATCCAAGTACTTTTTTATGCTCAACAATCCACATATTAACCTATTGGAAATATATTTTTCTGATGCAGTCACCCCTACTTACATCATGGGCGATCACTTCCCTTTTGATCAAAGACCCTATTGGAATAAAGACCTCGTGGTTCCTTTGGAATATGATGGACATAAGCCCACTTCTTTACTTCTGAAAATGAGTAAACCTGGGGAAACATTACTTGTGGATCCTATGATCCTAAAAGAAAGCCAATTGCTTCAAAAAGTATCCTTGGAAACATTACTGATTGGACTATTTATTGGCTGGATGGCCATCATGTTCATGGGGGCTTGTTTGTATGCCATCAAACTCAAAGAAATTTCCGGAATATTATATGCGCTTTTCATTCTTTCACTCACTGCTTGGCTTTGCAGTCATTGGGGATTGGGCTTTCAATATATTTGGCCAAATGCAGGCGATTGGACAGATAAGTCCCGACCAATCCTAGGACTTATTACCAATACCATTTTTCTTTTATTGATGACGAGTTTTTTTCCACCTTTAAGAAAAAAAAGCTGGTTGATTTACGCTGTCAAAATCACCATTGCACTGCATGTGTTATTGGCAATAGATACTTTTTTTAGACCCATGTCTACCATCAATATCCCTAATAAAATGACCTTCCTCAAGCTTACCTTGGGATTTTCTATCCTTGTGACAGCCTTGATCATTACCTACTTGTGGCAACAATACAGGGCAGGCATACAATATGCTGCTTACTATCTTTTAGGGATTTCATTTTTGATTGGATTCAACTTGTTGGTTCACTTACATCAAGCAGGTATTTCAATTCTTTTGAGTAATTCTTTATTTGATTTCGGATCATCATTTGGAATGATGGGGGAAACCATCTTTATTACAGCGGCATTTATTGGGAAAGCAGCTGACTTCAAAGTTGAGCGTGAAAACTTACAGCTGAAATTGGTAGAAAATGAGAAACTCATGGCCAATAAACTGATCGATGTGCAAGAAAAAGAAAGAAATAGACTCGCAAGAGATCTCCATGACAGTATTGGAGGGATGCTAGCGAGCATTTATCTCAAAGCCAACCAACTCGAAACACAATTCTCCAGCAATGAAATAACCCATGAGTTAAAGGACCTAGTTTCCAAAAGTATCGTCGAAGCAAGAAGTATCAGTCACAATCTGACACCTCCACACCTCAAAGAAACAGGCTTGGAACTTGCACTGCGTTCAAAGTTACAGTTAATTCAAGACCAGGCTTATTTACCCATAACATTTACCTACTCTTTACCTGCTAACATTAGCCAAAACCTTCAACTTTCGCTGTATCGGATATGTGGTGAATTGGTGCAAAATGTATTGAAACATGCCCAGGCATCAGAGTTGATGATTCAGTTAATAGAAGTAGATGATGAAATTGAGGTAATTGTCGAGGACGACGGCCATGGCTTCGATGCAAATCATTCCAAAAATGGCATTGGATTGACCAATATACAGGATCGTGTTTCCTACTGGAAAGGAACCTTAGCGGTAGATTCCACCCCTTCGGGCACCACAGTTTTAATCAAAATTCCCCTTGTTTACGAGTATGCAGGCTAA
- a CDS encoding response regulator transcription factor → MQANITLYHIEDHQLFVEGIFSLIGKEAGITWLGSANNATDGLKEVIRLQPDVVLLDYFLPDMNGLETAQKILNLLPHTAILILSMESSRDLIRKCTKLGILGFLPKTTDKQSLLDAIHSIYRKEPVFPEIQEISKEIPTGLNMLSKREKEIAFLIARGFTSAQISEKLFLSLLTVNTHRRNLIHKLKLTNTAQLSAWISKLMEEEL, encoded by the coding sequence ATGCAGGCTAACATTACACTTTATCACATAGAAGATCATCAACTTTTTGTAGAAGGAATTTTTTCATTGATAGGAAAAGAAGCCGGAATCACTTGGTTAGGAAGTGCCAACAATGCTACGGACGGGCTAAAGGAAGTTATCAGGCTTCAACCTGATGTAGTGCTTTTAGATTACTTTCTTCCCGATATGAATGGCTTGGAAACAGCACAGAAAATCCTTAATCTGTTACCTCATACCGCTATTTTAATTTTATCTATGGAATCGAGTAGGGATCTCATTAGGAAATGTACAAAACTTGGGATTTTAGGCTTTTTACCAAAAACAACCGATAAACAAAGCTTATTAGATGCCATTCACTCCATCTACCGAAAGGAACCTGTATTTCCCGAAATCCAAGAAATCTCCAAAGAGATTCCTACAGGGTTAAATATGTTGAGCAAACGGGAAAAGGAAATTGCGTTTTTAATTGCCCGAGGCTTCACCTCCGCTCAAATCTCAGAAAAACTCTTCTTGAGCTTACTGACTGTCAATACACATAGAAGAAATCTCATCCACAAATTAAAACTCACAAACACAGCACAATTGTCCGCTTGGATCAGTAAATTGATGGAAGAAGAGCTATAA
- the hisG gene encoding ATP phosphoribosyltransferase: MNSIIRIAVQKSGRLSEDSLSLIKECGIKFYNGTGKLKSTATNFPIEFLFLRDDDIPGYVADGVADLGIVGENELVEKDKEVNVLKKLGFSKCRLSLAIPKGEEYMNIHYFQGKSIATSYPKILGDYLTKNNVSAEIHEISGSVEIAPSIGLAEGICDIVSSGSTLMMNGLKEVEEIFKSEAVLIANNTLSEEKLAIIDKLLFRINAVQTGKSNKYVLMNAPNQSLDRIIELIPGMRSPTILPLAQEGWSSVHSVLSEDQFWENIEELRAAGAEGILVVPIEKMVV; the protein is encoded by the coding sequence ATGAATTCAATTATCCGCATTGCCGTACAAAAGAGCGGCAGATTAAGTGAAGATTCCTTAAGCCTCATCAAAGAATGTGGCATCAAATTTTATAACGGCACCGGCAAGTTAAAATCTACCGCTACCAATTTCCCGATCGAATTTTTATTCCTGAGAGACGATGATATTCCTGGCTATGTAGCCGATGGGGTGGCAGATTTGGGAATTGTAGGCGAAAATGAATTGGTTGAAAAAGACAAAGAGGTCAATGTCCTGAAAAAATTGGGATTCAGCAAATGTAGACTATCCTTAGCCATTCCTAAAGGAGAAGAATACATGAATATTCACTACTTCCAAGGAAAAAGCATCGCTACCTCCTACCCGAAAATCTTAGGAGACTATCTGACCAAAAATAATGTATCTGCAGAAATCCACGAAATATCCGGATCTGTTGAAATCGCTCCTAGCATAGGACTCGCTGAAGGAATCTGTGATATCGTAAGTTCGGGATCCACCCTCATGATGAATGGATTAAAAGAGGTAGAAGAGATCTTCAAGTCTGAAGCTGTGCTTATTGCCAATAATACGCTATCCGAGGAAAAATTAGCCATCATCGATAAACTATTGTTTAGAATCAATGCTGTACAAACTGGTAAATCCAATAAATATGTCTTAATGAATGCACCAAATCAATCATTAGATAGAATTATTGAACTTATTCCAGGCATGAGGAGTCCTACGATCTTGCCTTTGGCGCAGGAAGGTTGGTCTTCGGTACACTCAGTCTTGAGTGAAGATCAGTTTTGGGAGAATATTGAGGAACTGAGGGCAGCCGGCGCCGAAGGTATACTGGTTGTTCCGATTGAAAAAATGGTTGTTTAA